One genomic segment of Cervus canadensis isolate Bull #8, Minnesota chromosome 14, ASM1932006v1, whole genome shotgun sequence includes these proteins:
- the LOC122452957 gene encoding interferon omega-1-like, translating to MAFVLSLLMALVLVSYGPGGSLGCDLSQNHMLASRKTLNLLDQMRRLSPRFCLQDRKDFAFPQEMVEGGQLQEAQAISVLHEMLQQSFSVFNTTRSSAAWDTTLLEQLRTGLLQQVADLDACLGQVMGEEDSALGRMGPTLAVKRYFQGIHVYLQEKEYSTCAWEIIRVEIMRALSSSTSLQESTLHNGRILRVLRGVNKSKGEDGRRGRCKNQVVSKTLATLPWAVWPEKEVSSLLPGPLALSGPQQHLAQLEAPAYRDSPDLPMDLALEFEALDLETGLRGEQGQLLCYREFCGALLVAGAQERQI from the exons ATGGCCTTCGTGCTCTCTCTACTGATGGCCCTGGTGCTGGTCAGCTACGGCCCTGGAGGATCCCTGGGCTGTGACCTGTCTCAGAACCACATGCTGGCTAGCAGGAAGACCCTCAATCTCCTGGACCAAATGAGGAGACTCTCCCCTCGCTTCTGTCTGCAGGACAGAAAAGACTTTGCTTttccccaggagatggtggagggcggccagctgcaggaggcccaggccaTCTCTGTGCTCCACGAGATGCTCCAGCAGAGCTTCAGCGTCTTCAACACAACGCGTTCCTCTGCTGCCTGGGACACCACCCTCCTGGAGCAGCTCCGCACTGGACTCCTTCAGCAGGTGGCCGACCTGGACGCCTGCCTGGGGCAGGTGATGGGAGAGGAAGACTCTGCCCTGGGAAGGATGGGCCCCACACTGGCCGTGAAGAGGTACTTCCAGGGCATCCATGTCTACCTGCAAGAGAAGGAATACAGCACCTGCGCCTGGGAAATCATCAGAGTGGAGATAATGAGAGCCTTGTCTTCATCAACCAGCTTGCAAGAAAG CACCCTGCACAATGGTAGGATACTGCGGGTCCTCAGGGGTGTCAATAAAAGT AAAGGGGAGGATGGACGCAGGGGCAGGTGCAAAAATCAAGTTGTGAGCAAAACCCTTGCAACGCTCCCCTGGGCAGTCTGGCCCGAAAAGGAAGTTTCCTCACTGCTCCCGGGGCCCCTCGCGCTCTCTGGGCCCCAGCAGCACCTAGCTCAGCTGGAGGCTCCTGCCTACAGGGACTCCCCAGATCTCCCCATGGACTTGGCGCTGGAGTTCGAGGCGCTGGACCTGGAGACAGGTCTGCGGGGAGAGCAGGGCCAGTTGCTCTGTTACAGGGAGTTCTGTGGTGCCCTCCTGGTCGCTGGGGCGCAGGAAAGGCAGATTTGA